The following coding sequences lie in one Musa acuminata AAA Group cultivar baxijiao chromosome BXJ1-8, Cavendish_Baxijiao_AAA, whole genome shotgun sequence genomic window:
- the LOC135587361 gene encoding myb-related protein P-like: MGRAPCCEKVGLKKGRWTAEEDEILAKYIAANGEGSWRSLPKNAGLLRCGKSCRLRWINYLRSDLKRGNITKEEEVVIIKLHATLGNRWSVIAGHLPGRTDNEIKNYWNSHLGRRIDSFRRLGLDGGDAAVLDLSTLPGAGKRRGGRTSRSAARKNNIGGAVGRGQQQQGVVVSPPVSLVQSDHSVVLDPDQNQASSVTNDGLVDAYEEMASELLCCTSPMDGGLWGTDAEMEHVLLGPREESMAGRGWSHEGDSGVMTSSEERGDLVPVTGGPEEGGATGLGVEMGPELVTKGEDEVGSSSSQAEKLLDEDMEARLWDEAGDMWWHSEHQDLGLHGFDDGGYQEEPLDSWLIFSGTSLGDITALGW; encoded by the exons ATGGGGAGAGCCCCATGCTGTGAGAAGGTAGGGCTGAAGAAGGGGAGATGGACAGCGGAGGAGGACGAGATCCTGGCCAAGTACATTGCTGCCAATGGAGAAGGGTCTTGGAGGTCACTGCCCAAGAATGCAG GGCTGTTGAGGTGTGGGAAGAGCTGCAGGCTCAGGTGGATAAACTACCTCAGATCGGACCTGAAGAGAGGTAACATCACCAAAGAGGAGGAGGTGGTCATCATCAAGCTGCACGCCACACTCGGAAACAG GTGGTCCGTCATAGCTGGTCATCTCCCCGGACGaacggacaacgagatcaagaactattgGAACTCACACCTCGGCCGGAGGATCGACAGCTTCCGGAGGCTGGGGCTGGACGGCGGCGATGCCGCAGTCCTGGACCTCAGCACGCTCCCTGGCGCGGGCAAGCGGCGGGGCGGCCGGACGAGCCGGTCGGCTGCGAGGAAGAACAACATCGGTGGTGCTGTCGGAAGAGGGCAGCAGCAGCAAGGCGTGGTTGTGAGCCCCCCGGTTTCGTTGGTGCAGAGTGACCACAGCGTGGTTTTGGATCCCGATCAGAACCAAGCCAGCAGTGTTACCAACGACGGGCTTGTGGATGCCTACGAGGAGATGGCGAGCGAGCTCCTCTGCTGCACGAGCCCCATGGACGGTGGGCTTTGGGGCACAGATGCTGAGATGGAGCACGTACTGCTCGGTCCAAGAGAGGAGAGCATGGCCGGGCGGGGTTGGTCCCATGAGGGGGACAGCGGGGTCATGACCTCAAGTGAGGAGAGAGGGGATCTGGTCCCTGTGACAGGTGGGCCGGAGGAAGGTGGCGCCACGGGCTTGGGTGTGGAGATGGGACCTGAGTTGGTGACCAAAGGTGAGGACGAGGTGGGCTCATCTTCATCCCAAGCGGAGAAGCTCTTGGACGAGGACATGGAGGCCAGGCTATGGGATGAAGCAGGGGATATGTGGTGGCACAGTGAGCACCAGGACTTAGGCCTGCATGGATTCGACGACGGTGG